Proteins encoded together in one bacterium window:
- a CDS encoding glycosyltransferase family 2 protein, producing MKPNSLLKKNPPRSAAGRPHLSVVAPVYNEVENVERLWDALYPVLQALNKPYEVILVDDGSRDGTREKLRGLAGRYPMLRVILFRANFGQSAAMAAGFEASRGDIVVAMDSDLQNDPADIPLLLDKMAEGYDVVSGWRKDRKDKWLLRKVPSKIANRLICSITDVRLHDTGCSLKAFRGEILRRISLYGELHRFIPALTRMEGARITELAVRHHARRFGQSKYNLSRTFRVIMDLTTLRLLMRHLRNPLSFYFQFAFWNMLGAVFCLAVGGYKVMHQHLPWSDLNILFTLIVLLTATSLQFVFLGLIGRMIVESGSRRTFYLRTPPVS from the coding sequence ATGAAACCAAATAGCCTGTTGAAAAAGAATCCTCCGCGTTCTGCAGCGGGCCGGCCGCATCTTTCTGTGGTAGCGCCGGTCTACAACGAGGTGGAGAACGTAGAACGGTTGTGGGACGCGTTGTATCCGGTCCTACAGGCGCTGAACAAGCCCTATGAGGTCATTCTGGTGGATGACGGCAGTCGCGACGGCACGCGTGAAAAACTGCGTGGATTGGCCGGTCGCTATCCCATGCTGCGGGTTATTTTATTCCGCGCCAATTTCGGCCAGTCCGCGGCCATGGCTGCGGGGTTTGAGGCCAGCCGCGGTGACATCGTGGTGGCCATGGACAGCGATCTGCAGAATGATCCGGCGGATATTCCCCTGTTGTTGGACAAGATGGCGGAGGGGTACGATGTAGTCAGCGGCTGGCGTAAGGACCGAAAGGACAAATGGCTGTTGCGCAAAGTGCCGTCTAAAATCGCCAACCGCCTGATCTGCTCGATCACCGATGTGCGCCTGCATGACACCGGCTGTTCGCTGAAAGCGTTCCGCGGAGAAATTCTCCGCCGCATTTCGTTGTACGGCGAGCTGCATCGATTCATTCCGGCGTTGACGCGCATGGAGGGTGCGCGCATTACTGAGCTGGCGGTGCGCCATCATGCCCGGCGGTTCGGTCAATCCAAATACAATCTGAGCCGTACCTTTCGAGTGATCATGGATCTAACCACCCTGCGTCTGTTGATGCGGCATCTGCGCAATCCGTTGAGCTTTTATTTTCAGTTTGCCTTTTGGAATATGCTGGGGGCGGTCTTCTGTCTGGCGGTCGGCGGCTATAAGGTGATGCATCAGCATCTGCCCTGGTCGGACCTGAACATTCTGTTCACGTTGATCGTCCTGCTGACCGCCACCAGTTTGCAATTCGTGTTTTTAGGATTAATCGGCCGCATGATTGTGGAGAGCGGATCACGGCGCACGTTTTATCTCAGAACGCCGCCGGTTTCCTGA